In a single window of the Elaeis guineensis isolate ETL-2024a chromosome 4, EG11, whole genome shotgun sequence genome:
- the LOC105042811 gene encoding protochlorophyllide reductase yields the protein MALQASFFPSALSTHKEGKVSGGVKDSAFFGFSLSDHVKSDFSCSVLRRSKRVNVSVGVRAQTAATASPAINRATPEGKKTLRKGNVVVTGASSGLGLATAKALAETGKWNVIMACRDFLKAERAAKAAGMSKDNYTVMHLNLASLESVRQFIKNFQYSGMPLDVLVCNAAVYFPTANEPTYTAEGFEMSVGVNHLGHFLLARELLEDLKNSDYPSKRLIIVGSITGNTNTLAGNVPPKANLGDLRGLAGGLNGLNGSTMIDGGQFDGAKAYKDSKVCNMLMMQEFHRRYHEDTGITFASLYPGCIATTGLFREHIPLFRLLFPPFQKYITKGFVSEDEAGKRLAQVVSDPSLTKSGVYWSWNKNSASFENQLSEEASDPEKARRVWELSEKLVGLA from the exons ATGGCTCTTCAggcttccttctttccttcagCTCTGTCCACCCATAAAGAG GGAAAGGTAAGTGGTGGTGTTAAGGACTCGGCTTTCTTCGGGTTTTCGCTTTCGGACCACGTTAAATCTGACTTCAGTTGTTCAGTTCTCAGGCGTAGTAAG AGAGTGAATGTGTCGGTTGGAGTAAGAGCACAGACAGCTGCTACAGCCTCCCCGGCAATCAACCGAGCCACCCCGGAAGGGAAGAAGACACTGAGAAAGGGCAATGTAGTGGTCACTGGGGCCTCCTCTGGTCTGGGTCTAGCCACTGCCAAGGCACTGGCTGAGACTGGGAAATGGAATGTGATCATGGCCTGCCGTGACTTCCTCAAGGCAGAGAGAGCAGCCAAGGCAGCCGGCATGTCCAAAGACAACTACACCGTCATGCACCTCAACCTCGCCTCCCTCGAGAGCGTCCGTCAGTTCATCAAGAACTTCCAATACTCCGGTATGCCGCTCGATGTGCTGGTGTGCAATGCTGCTGTCTACTTTCCAACTGCAAATGAGCCCACCTACACAGCTGAAGGATTTGAGATGAGTGTTGGAGTAAACCACCTTGGCCACTTCCTCCTTGCCCGTGAGCTCCTTGAGGACTTAAAGAACTCTGATTACCCCTCAAAGCGTCTCATTATCGTCGGTTCGATAACAG GGAACACAAATACTTTGGCCGGAAATGTTCCACCAAAGGCAAATCTTGGAGACCTGAGGGGGCTTGCAGGGGGCTTGAATGGACTGAATGGCTCCACCATGATTGATGGTGGACAGTTCGACGGAGCGAAAGCATACAAGGACAGTAAGGTCTGCAACATGCTAATGATGCAAGAATTCCATAGGCGATACCATGAGGATACTGGCATCACATTTGCTTCCCTTTACCCTGGCTGCATTGCCACCACTGGCCTCTTCAGAGAGCACATCCCCTTGTTCAGGCTCCTCTTCCCTCCGTTCCAAAAGTACATCACGAAAGGCTTTGTTTCTGAGGATGAGGCTGGCAAAAGACTTGCACAG GTGGTAAGCGATCCCAGCTTGACGAAATCTGGCGTATACTGGAGCTGGAACAAGAACTCGGCATCATTCGAGAATCAGTTGTCAGAAGAGGCCAGCGATCCTGAGAAGGCTCGGAGGGTGTGGGAGCTCAGTGAGAAACTGGTTGGCCTGGCTTAA
- the LOC140857342 gene encoding uncharacterized protein: MVDGSSSTLNAAHDPASPYFISPSENPGNALVTSLLKGPNYPAWRRAIITALRAKRKIRFVDGILARPIDGSRDHFLWDTYNSMVMSWIYNSVVPEIYDSISFFESARDIWVDLEERYSQGNAPRIHELKTQIWSFRQGNDMTIATYYAHLRGLWEELTAYSKVPTCSCGATREIQVEKEEERLHQFLFGLNDSYDTLRDQLLSMEPLPTVNKAYALLIRGEKQKEVAAVRTSQPEAAALAVKPMTERANKEIGSKERNKKYFRCDYCKKTGHIRDRCFELIGYPPGWQSKDRVKGRGNGAETGSQHQGGVAVNATTPLNTDRISPIPGLSPTQYQQLISFLGLKVP; this comes from the coding sequence ATGGTGGATGGTTCGTCATCGACCTTAAATGCTGCGCATGATCCGGCATCTCCCTATTTCATCTCACCTTCAGAGAATCCTGGGAATGCCCTTGTGACATCTCTACTCAAGGGACCGAACTATCCTGCATGGCGAAGGGCCATTATCACTGCTCTTCGAGCCAAACGAAAAATTCGGTTCGTTGATGGGATACTTGCACGACCTATAGATGGATCGCGGGATCATTTTCTCTGGGATACGTACAATTCAATGGTGATGTCATGGATCTACAACTCTGTTGTACCAGAAATCTATGATAGCATCTCTTTTTTTGAAAGTGCTCGAGATATTTGGGTTGATCTTGAGGAAAGATACTCTCAAGGTAATGCTCCTCGCATTCATGAGTTAAAGACTCAAATCTGGAGTTTCAGGCAAGGCAATGATATGACTATTGCCACTTATTATGCCCATCTTCGTGGCTTGTGGGAGGAACTTACGGCTTATTCCAAGGTGCCGACTTGTTCATGTGGAGCCACTAGAGAGATCCaagttgagaaagaagaagagagactaCATCAGTTTCTTTTTGGTCTCAATGACTCCTACGACACGTTGCGAGATCAGTTGCTGTCCATGGAGCCATTACCAACAGTGAATAAGGCATATGCCTTATTGATTCGAGGTGAAAAGCAGAAGGAAGTCGCCGCTGTTCGAACTTCTCAACCCGAAGCCGCAGCTCTCGCTGTTAAGCCCATGACAGAAAGGGCGAATAAAGAGATCGGCTCCAAAGaaaggaataaaaaatattttcgatgCGACTACTGCAAGAAGACAGGACATATCCGTGATAGATGCTTCGAGCTAATCGGGTACCCACCTGGATGGCAATCCAAAGATCGAGTTAAGGGTAGAGGCAATGGAGCCGAGACCGGTAGTCAGCACCAAGGAGGGGTTGCCGTGAATGCTACTACACCATTGAATACAGACAGAATCTCTCCAATACCGGGTCTTTCTCCTACACAATATCAGCAACTTATTTCCTTTCTTGGACTCAAAGTGCCGTAA
- the LOC105042812 gene encoding uncharacterized protein yields MGLSSNQASATGLDWSQDILRNGGLEMPKLANHARNQQQQQQRQHWPPLVCPRCESSNTKFCYYNNYSKSQPRHFCKTCRRHWTEGGTLRNVPVGGGRKNKRQKNTPTTSTSGEGSAADNNDTKPGITNSGSVMPPQPQRHQKQSLLPFARDHCSSIFPEVLRQVLLRPPSMPLQAEYSVAGSFMGSPQATDTPLPPPSQFTTTMPLTINSYSSIVHPFSTTSSSSSYFPYLSISEGPSTNINISMGSSWPVAPPPPPVSDPSSAYWSGWEDDISGYATTELKLPHGDKTEQP; encoded by the exons ATGGGCCTCAGCTCCAATCAGGCTTCCGCCACCGGCCTCGACTGGTCCCAG GATATATTGAGGAATGGAGGGTTGGAGATGCCCAAGCTGGCGAACCACGCGAGGaaccagcagcagcagcagcagaggCAGCACTGGCCGCCGCTGGTGTGCCCGAGGTGCGAGTCCAGCAACACCAAGTTCTGCTACTACAACAACTACAGCAAGTCGCAGCCACGGCACTTCTGCAAGACCTGCCGCCGGCACTGGACCGAGGGCGGCACCCTCCGCAACGTCCCCGTCGGCGGCGGCCGCAAGAACAAGCGCCAGAAGAACACTCCAACCACTTCCACCTCCGGTGAGGGTTCTGCTGCTGATAATAATGATACAAAACCCGGCATCACAAATAGCGGTTCGGTGATGCCTCCTCAGCCTCAGCGCCACCAGAAGCAGTCCTTATTACCGTTCGCCCGCGATCACTGCAGCAGCATCTTTCCTGAAGTCCTCCGCCAGGTGCTGCTTCGCCCGCCGTCGATGCCGCTGCAGGCCGAATACAGCGTCGCCGGCAGCTTCATGGGCTCGCCGCAGGCAACCGATACCCCGTTACCTCCACCTTCTCAGTTCACCACCACAATGCCTCTCACCATCAATTCATACAGCAGCATCGTCCATCCTTtctccaccacctcctcctcctcctcctacttcccATATCTCTCAATTTCTGAGGGTCCAAGCACCAACATCAACATTTCCATGGGGAGTTCATGGCCGGTGGCGCCGCCTCCGCCGCCCGTTTCGGATCCTTCTTCAGCGTATTGGAGTGGTTGGGAGGATGACATATCCGGCTACGCTACTACAGAACTCAAACTTCCCCACGGTGACAAAACCGAGCAGCCATGA